A DNA window from Calliphora vicina chromosome 1, idCalVici1.1, whole genome shotgun sequence contains the following coding sequences:
- the LOC135949078 gene encoding uncharacterized protein LOC135949078 isoform X2, with amino-acid sequence MSLESPTFQATLAQPLNFGHILEICGKTQQNAKSISINFGRIKSDSEASNDLDLQILMDFVKKQIIFTQISYTDCNSVVTKELMLAEFQNEFKFYIMMAETKYFIALNNKTFASFKYNQNLAKLQIQKVEISGNLQYLKQLDHHKYFPQTWPPIQVIEDYLEFSNDQPMSFKPGHIMTITACLQGSSNGRFVIQFRHARDNKRQELHVSVRFDSKKIIRNSKCRQADDKLVFGQELIDNAAPFPFTDFSKPFKLAVAFCETEFRLAKDGRYMCNFAYRSPNILPFVMGPKIFGTNGVNVRVWGIEHLPLEDGQCKDFEKYSSL; translated from the exons ATGTCGTTGGAGTCGCCCACATTTCAAGCCACCTTGGCTCAGCCCTTAAATTTTGGacatattttggaaatttgcgGAAAAACCCAACAAAATGCCAAAAG catCTCTATCAACTTTGGCCGCATCAAATCGGATTCCGAAGCCAGTAACGATTTGGATCTTCAAATTCTAATGGACTTTGTGAAAAAGCAAATAATATTTACTCAAATTTCATATACCGACTGCAACAGCGTGGTTACCAAAGAGCTAATGTTAGCAGAATTTCAAAACgagttcaaattttatatcaTGATGGccgaaactaaatattttatagcgctcaataataaaacatttgcCAGCTTCAAATACAACCAGAATTTAGCAAAACTACAAATccagaaagtagaaatttcaGGAAACTTGCAATACCTTAAACAACTGGATCATCATAAATATTTTCCCCAAACCTGGCCGCCTATACAAGTAATCGAAGATTATTTGGAATTCAGCAATGACCAGCCCATGTCTTTCAAACCCGGCCATATAATGACAATCACAGCATGTTTGCAAGGCAGCAGCAATGGTAGATTTGTAATACAGTTCCGCCATGCCCGGGACAATAAACGCCAGGAGCTGCATGTGAGTGTGCGTTTTGatagcaaaaaaattattagaaattcaaaatgcCGTCAAGCAGACGACAAATTGGT ATTTGGCCAGGAACTGATTGATAATGCTGCCCCCTTTCCATTTACAGATTTCAGCAAACCTTTTAAATTGGCTGTAGCTTTTTGTGAAACTGAATTTCGTTTAGCTAAAGATGGCCGATATATGTGTAACTTCGCATATAGATCACCGAATATATTGCCTTTCGTAATGGGTCCGAAAATATTTGGCACGAATGGTGTCAATGTCAGAGTTTGGGGCATAGAACACTTGCCTTTAGAGGATGGCCAGTGTAAAGATTTTGAAAAGTATTCTTCATTATGA
- the LOC135949078 gene encoding uncharacterized protein LOC135949078 isoform X1 has product MSLESPTFQATLAQPLNFGHILEICGKTQQNAKSISINFGRIKSDSEASNDLDLQILMDFVKKQIIFTQISYTDCNSVVTKELMLAEFQNEFKFYIMMAETKYFIALNNKTFASFKYNQNLAKLQIQKVEISGNLQYLKQLDHHKYFPQTWPPIQVIEDYLEFSNDQPMSFKPGHIMTITACLQGSSNGRFVIQFRHARDNKRQELHVSVRFDSKKIIRNSKCRQADDKLVFDDKEVDGFIFLSSRFGQELIDNAAPFPFTDFSKPFKLAVAFCETEFRLAKDGRYMCNFAYRSPNILPFVMGPKIFGTNGVNVRVWGIEHLPLEDGQCKDFEKYSSL; this is encoded by the exons ATGTCGTTGGAGTCGCCCACATTTCAAGCCACCTTGGCTCAGCCCTTAAATTTTGGacatattttggaaatttgcgGAAAAACCCAACAAAATGCCAAAAG catCTCTATCAACTTTGGCCGCATCAAATCGGATTCCGAAGCCAGTAACGATTTGGATCTTCAAATTCTAATGGACTTTGTGAAAAAGCAAATAATATTTACTCAAATTTCATATACCGACTGCAACAGCGTGGTTACCAAAGAGCTAATGTTAGCAGAATTTCAAAACgagttcaaattttatatcaTGATGGccgaaactaaatattttatagcgctcaataataaaacatttgcCAGCTTCAAATACAACCAGAATTTAGCAAAACTACAAATccagaaagtagaaatttcaGGAAACTTGCAATACCTTAAACAACTGGATCATCATAAATATTTTCCCCAAACCTGGCCGCCTATACAAGTAATCGAAGATTATTTGGAATTCAGCAATGACCAGCCCATGTCTTTCAAACCCGGCCATATAATGACAATCACAGCATGTTTGCAAGGCAGCAGCAATGGTAGATTTGTAATACAGTTCCGCCATGCCCGGGACAATAAACGCCAGGAGCTGCATGTGAGTGTGCGTTTTGatagcaaaaaaattattagaaattcaaaatgcCGTCAAGCAGACGACAAATTGGT aTTTGATGACAAAGAGGTTGatggttttattttcttatctTCTAGATTTGGCCAGGAACTGATTGATAATGCTGCCCCCTTTCCATTTACAGATTTCAGCAAACCTTTTAAATTGGCTGTAGCTTTTTGTGAAACTGAATTTCGTTTAGCTAAAGATGGCCGATATATGTGTAACTTCGCATATAGATCACCGAATATATTGCCTTTCGTAATGGGTCCGAAAATATTTGGCACGAATGGTGTCAATGTCAGAGTTTGGGGCATAGAACACTTGCCTTTAGAGGATGGCCAGTGTAAAGATTTTGAAAAGTATTCTTCATTATGA